The Aliiroseovarius sediminilitoris region TCTGCATCAAACTGGGGATACTGGACAGTCGCATCGCGCTGGTCATCATCCTGATGCTGATGAACCTGCCGATCATCGTCTGGATGCTTTATACCTACTTCCGCGAGATCCCCGGCGAAATCCTTGAAGCGGCACGCATGGATGGCGCGTCGCTGCGGGAAGAGATCCTTTATATTCTCACGCCAATGGCGATCCCCGGAATTGCCTCAACCTTGCTGTTGAACTTCATCCTGGCATGGAACGAGGCCTTCTGGACCCTGAACCTGACCGCAGCAAACGCGGCACCACTGACAGCGTTCATCGCAAGCTACTCCAGCCCCGAAGGCCTGTTCTTCGCCAAACTCAGTGCAGCCTCGACCATGGCCATCGCACCGATCCTCATTCTCGGCTGGTTCAGCCAGAAACAACTCGTTAGCGGCCTGACTTTCGGCGCTGTGAAATAAGGAACTGACCAATGGGACAAATCAAACTCAACCAAGTGACCAAAAGCTTCGGTGAAGTCGAAGTCATTCCACCGCTTGATCTCACAATCGAAGACGGAGAGTTCACGGTGTTCGTCGGCCCCTCGGGCTGCGGCAAGTCAACACTGCTCCGCCTCATCGCGGGCCTTGAGGACATCACATCAGGGCATATCGAGATCGACGGCGCAGATGCGACCAACGTGCCCCCCGCAAAACGCGGTCTGGCAATGGTGTTCCAATCCTACGCGCTTTACCCGCATATGTCGGTGCGCAAGAACATTGCGTTCCCGATGAAAATGGCGGGCGTGCCCGAGGACGAACAGAAACGTCGGATCGAGAACGCGGCCAAAGCGTTGAACCTGACCGATTATCT contains the following coding sequences:
- a CDS encoding carbohydrate ABC transporter permease, with the translated sequence MARSVTQQRKIINTTAAWAVGLLIFFPILWTILTSFKTEATAIADPPVFLAFNWTLENYTAVMERSNYAKFLWNSIIIAGGSTILGIMIAVPAAWSMAFVPGKRTKDILLWMLSTKMLPAVGVLYPIYLICIKLGILDSRIALVIILMLMNLPIIVWMLYTYFREIPGEILEAARMDGASLREEILYILTPMAIPGIASTLLLNFILAWNEAFWTLNLTAANAAPLTAFIASYSSPEGLFFAKLSAASTMAIAPILILGWFSQKQLVSGLTFGAVK